The Misgurnus anguillicaudatus chromosome 21, ASM2758022v2, whole genome shotgun sequence genome includes a window with the following:
- the paqr9 gene encoding membrane progesterone receptor epsilon, with protein MWSLPLVRHTDVPPKVTESFILSGYRFPNYSLRQCLASAFRPTNETGNFWTHFLPIFVFAFYFLEVFAWEGAPEPSSPFFYPFWNYCLGVFYLLLASSLAHLLNSMSLIIREICFFVDYGTISAYTVGSSLAYYYYIYPQAGIPEIGVGGRNASHKKGLNIDDETWPSASLSPRPSIFCWFFENLYIPTSCLVAIVCVITCCNTRQRWRKYRYAVRTLVFILPFFISSTPVFYRLLSPSPYIPHSSSSMFSTMPAFFYRHCFWLVVSAIFNISKIPERFSPGYFDIWGHSHQWFHCCTFLSILDELHMIKVEMRALLLSPALVLSPAIPPRLPGPTFCSTYGIMVLLQGCIASVIGWFGWCAYYIYAPEQKMLKGH; from the coding sequence ATGTGGTCATTGCCATTAGTCCGTCACACCGATGTTCCTCCGAAAGTGACTGAGAGCTTTATTCTCTCTGGTTATCGTTTCCCCAACTACAGCCTCCGACAATGCTTGGCATCTGCTTTTCGTCCGACTAATGAGACTGGAAACTTCTGGACGCACTTCCTCCCTATCTTCGTGTTTGCCTTCTACTTTCTGGAGGTGTTTGCATGGGAAGGAGCACCCGAACCTAGCAGCCCATTTTTCTACCCCTTCTGGAACTACTGTCTCGGGGTGTTCTACCTGCTGCTAGCCAGCAGCCTGGCTCATCTTCTCAACTCCATGTCTCTCATCATTCGTGAAATCTGTTTCTTTGTGGACTACGGGACTATCAGCGCGTATACGGTGGGTTCCTCCCTGGCATATTACTACTATATCTACCCTCAAGCGGGTATACCGGAGATTGGGGTTGGCGGACGGAACGCTTCCCATAAGAAGGGCCTGAACATCGACGACGAGACTTGGCCTTCGGCATCCCTTTCTCCACGTCCGTCAATATTCTGCTGGTTTTTCGAAAACCTTTACATCCCAACCTCCTGCCTGGTTGCCATCGTATGCGTCATCACCTGCTGCAACACCAGGCAGCGCTGGCGGAAGTATCGCTATGCTGTTCGAACCCTCGTCTTCATCCTCCCCTTCTTCATCTCCTCCACACCCGTGTTCTATCGTCTCCTGAGTCCCTCTCCCTACATTCCTCATTCCTCTTCTTCTATGTTCTCTACCATGCCTGCCTTTTTCTACCGACACTGCTTTTGGCTAGTGGTGTCTGCCATTTTCAATATCAGTAAGATCCCAGAGCGATTTTCTCCAGGGTATTTTGATATTTGGGGTCACAGCCATCAATGGTTCCATTGCTGCACCTTCCTGTCAATTTTGGATGAGCTTCACATGATCAAGGTGGAGATGCGGGCCCTGCTTCTCAGCCCGGCACTGGTATTGTCGCCTGCAATACCACCCAGGCTTCCTGGACCAACATTTTGCTCAACATATGGAATTATGGTTCTTCTTCAGGGGTGTATAGCAAGCGTCATAGGTTGGTTTGGCTGGTGTGCGTATTACATATATGCACCAGAGCAAAAAATGCTGAAGGGACATTAG